Proteins from a genomic interval of Papaver somniferum cultivar HN1 chromosome 4, ASM357369v1, whole genome shotgun sequence:
- the LOC113362807 gene encoding translocon-associated protein subunit beta-like, translated as MNSKMMAAISVMMCLLSISATFASSDSPFIVANKKVSLNRLKSGIERISVSIDIYNQGSATAYDVSLTDGEWSPSIFNLVSGNTSKSWEKLDVGSVVSHSFVLESNVKGVYHASPAVIKFRTPTKASLQEAFSSPILPLEILADRPPEKKFEWAKRLLAKYGSLVSVLTIVVSFIYLVASPSKSSGGKAGKKRR; from the exons ATGAATTCAAAGATGATGGCTGCAATCTCAGTTATGATGTGTTTGTTGTCCATTTCTGCTACTTTTGCAAGTAGTGATTCTCCTTTCATCGTTGCAAACAAGAAAGTTAGTCTCAATAGGCTCAAATCTGGAATTGAACGTATTTCTGTCTCCATCGATATCTATAATCAAGGATCCGC GACTGCTTATGATGTAAGTCTTACTGATGGCGAGTGGTCACCATCAATCTTCAACTTAGTCAGCGGGAACACTTCCAAGTCATGGGAAAAGCTCGATGT TGGTTCTGTTGTTTCTCACTCTTTTGTTCTGGAGTCCAATGTGAAAGGCGTATACCATGCCTCCCCTGCTGTCATAAAATTCAGAACTCCTACGAAGGCATCTCTACAG GAGGCGTTCTCATCCCCCATCCTGCCTTTGGAAATTCTTGCTGATAGACCTCCAGAGAAGAAGTTTGAATGG GCAAAG AGATTATTGGCAAAATACGGATCACTTGTTTCTGTCCTCACCATTGTGGTCTCATTCATATACCTGGTTGCCTCGCCATCAAAATCCAGCGGTGGAAAGGCGGGCAAGAAAAGACGTTAA